Within Catenulispora sp. GP43, the genomic segment GATGGACTGTCGCAGTGAGCGGACAGCGCGTAGGAGTTCACTCACCGGCTTCGTCGGCCCAGCCAGCCCAGTCCGAATGCCGCCGCGGGCAAGCGGACTACAGCGCCTTGACCGTCTCGGCGAGGAAATCCGTGCTACTGGCCGCCGGGAGCGCATCCACGCACAGCTGATCCATGACCTTCGTGTACGCGTCGAGGTCATCGGTCTTGTCCAGGAACGTGGCGTTGGTGAGGTGCTCCAAGTACACGATGTCGCTCAGCGCCGCTTCGGCGAAGCGCAGGATGGTGAAGCGGTGGCTGCCGGCGTCGGCGTAGCCGCCGCGGTGGAAGGGCACGACCTGGATGGTGACGTGCGGCAGTCTCGAGAGCTCCAGCATGTGCTCGATCTGGGCTTCCATGGTGTCGTGGCTGCCGGGCGGGCGGCGGAGCACGGCCTCGTCGAGGATGGCCCAGAGCTTGGGCGGGTGCGGCCGGTGCAGGAGGCGGGCCCGGCGCATGCGCAGTGCGACCCGGCGTTCGATCTCGCCGGCGGGGGCCAGCGGGTGGCTGGCGCCCAGGACGGCGCGGGCGTAGTCCTCGGTCTGGAGCAGGCCGGGGATCAGGCGGGTGTGGTAGCAGCGGATGATCGAGGCGGCGTCCTCCATGCCGAGGTAGGCCTCGAACCAGGGCGGTACCACCTCGGCGAAGGCCTGCCACCAGCTCTGGGCGTTGGCCTGGTCGGCGAGCGCCAGGAGCATCTCGCGGTCGGCGGTTTCGCGTACGCCGTACAGGGTGAGCAGGTCGGCGACGTCGCGGGGCTTGAAGCCGACGCGGCCCAGCTCCATGCGGCTGATCTTGCTTTCGGAGCCGCGGATCGCGTATCCCGCGGCCTCCCTGCTGATGCCCGCGTCCGTGCGCAGGCGCCGTAGCCGGGCGCCGAGCAGAATCCGCGGGATGGTCGGGTTGCCGTGAGCCGAGGCCGGCACTGCTGTGCGCACCGGTCCCCCGGCAGCGGCCGCGCTCATCGGATCAGACTCCTGTCATGATCGGACCGCATAGCTTTCGCCTCCTTGCCACCGTGCTCCGGCCACGCCTGGGACGGCGACTGCGCTGCCGGCACACGATGCTGGAAGCATACCGTCAGTTCTTAATCGAACACATAGTGTGTCCGAATAAGCCTCTTGGCCAGCACTGATTCCGTTGAGCTCAACTCGGGGCGGACCGCCGGCGCACCGAACGGGCGGGGTGCGGCTATCGTGAGTGAGTCAGTTCCCAGATATAAGAAGGCAGCCACCACGATGAGCGTCGATCCTGAGATCCCCGAATACCTCAAGCCCAGCATCGACACGACCGTCCCGCACTCTGCCCGGATCTGGAACTACTGGCTGGGCGGCAAGGACCACTACCCGGTCGACCGCGAGGCCGGCGACCAGTTCGCCGCGGTCTACCCGGGCATCTTCGACCTGGCGCGGCTGTCGCGGTACTTCCTCGGCCGGGTCATCCGCCACCTGGCCGGCGAGGCCGGCATCAGCCAGTTCCTGGACGTCGGCACCGGCCTGCCCACCGCCGACAACACCCACGAGGTCGCCCAGCGCGTCAACCCCGCGAGCCGCGTCGTCTACGTCGACAACGACCCGCTGATCCTGGCGCACGCCAACGCGCTGCTGGTCAGCGACCCGCAGGGCACCACCGCCTACATCCAGGCCGACCTGCACGACCCCGAGGCGATCATCGACGAGGCCGCCAAGACCCTCGACTTCGACCAGCCGGTCGCCCTGATCCTGATGCAGGTCCTCGGCCACGTGCCCAACGACAACGACGACGAGCAGGCCCGCTCCATCATCAGGCGTCTGATGCAGGCCCTGCCCTCCGGCAGCTACCTGGCGCTGAACGAGAGCGTCAACACCAACGAGCTCAACGCGAAGGCGACCGGGCTCTACAACGAAAGCGGCGCGGTCAAGTACTACCTGCGCGACTCCGAGCAGATCGTCCGCCTGTTCGAGGGCCTGGAGTTGGTGGAACCCGGTGTCGTGCCCATCCAGGACTGGCGGCCCGACCCGAACCCGTTCGGCGACTCGCCCGAGGTCGGCGTGTGGGGAGGGATCGCGCGCAAGCGCTGAGGAGAGCCTCGGCCCGATAGGGTCGGGGGCTATGAGCGAGGACGTCTTCTCCCTGCCGGTCGACGAAGAGCTGGGCGCGCACGTCAGCCGCCGCCGACTGGGCGGCCTCCCGGTGATCGTGGTCGATCACCCGCGATCGCGAGCCGCGGTCGCACTGCAGGGGGCACACCTGTTCGCGTGGCAGCCCGCCGGGCAGGAGCCGGTGCTGTGGCTGAGCGAGGCCAGCGCGTTCACGGAGGGCACGGCCATCCGCGGCGGCGTGCCCGTGTGCTGGCCGTGGTTCGGCCCGACCGGTCAGCCCTCGCACGGCTTCGCCCGGGTCAGCACGTTCGAGCTGGTCGCGTCGGAGGAGGACGAGAGCGAGGTCCGGCTGGATTTCGTGCTGCGCAGCGACGAGCACACCAAGCAGATCTGGCCGCACGACTTCGCCCTGTTCATTCGCATGCGTCTCGGCGCCACTTGCGAGGTCTCGCTGGAGGCCCAAGGCGAGTACGAGAGCACCGGTGCGCTACACAGCTACTTCCATGTCGGCGCGATCGAAGGCGTGCGGGTGTCGGGGATCGGCGTCCCGTACCTCGACCAGGTGGAGGACACGGACGGCAGTCAGGACGGGCCGCTGGACTTCCCCGGCCGGATCGACCGGGTCTACACCGCCCCGGAGCCGGTCAGCCGCATCGAC encodes:
- a CDS encoding helix-turn-helix domain-containing protein, with the protein product MSAAAAGGPVRTAVPASAHGNPTIPRILLGARLRRLRTDAGISREAAGYAIRGSESKISRMELGRVGFKPRDVADLLTLYGVRETADREMLLALADQANAQSWWQAFAEVVPPWFEAYLGMEDAASIIRCYHTRLIPGLLQTEDYARAVLGASHPLAPAGEIERRVALRMRRARLLHRPHPPKLWAILDEAVLRRPPGSHDTMEAQIEHMLELSRLPHVTIQVVPFHRGGYADAGSHRFTILRFAEAALSDIVYLEHLTNATFLDKTDDLDAYTKVMDQLCVDALPAASSTDFLAETVKAL
- a CDS encoding SAM-dependent methyltransferase: MSVDPEIPEYLKPSIDTTVPHSARIWNYWLGGKDHYPVDREAGDQFAAVYPGIFDLARLSRYFLGRVIRHLAGEAGISQFLDVGTGLPTADNTHEVAQRVNPASRVVYVDNDPLILAHANALLVSDPQGTTAYIQADLHDPEAIIDEAAKTLDFDQPVALILMQVLGHVPNDNDDEQARSIIRRLMQALPSGSYLALNESVNTNELNAKATGLYNESGAVKYYLRDSEQIVRLFEGLELVEPGVVPIQDWRPDPNPFGDSPEVGVWGGIARKR
- a CDS encoding D-hexose-6-phosphate mutarotase, producing MSEDVFSLPVDEELGAHVSRRRLGGLPVIVVDHPRSRAAVALQGAHLFAWQPAGQEPVLWLSEASAFTEGTAIRGGVPVCWPWFGPTGQPSHGFARVSTFELVASEEDESEVRLDFVLRSDEHTKQIWPHDFALFIRMRLGATCEVSLEAQGEYESTGALHSYFHVGAIEGVRVSGIGVPYLDQVEDTDGSQDGPLDFPGRIDRVYTAPEPVSRIDDPALHREIEVRHHDHSDVVTWNPGPELSKSMADLTDDGYRGFVCVETARISDPMISTADRPATLSVTFAVAPRDH